Genomic window (Thiohalophilus sp.):
GAGATGACCGACACGCCCTCATAAACGAATAACCCGCGCACGGGACCGCCTTGATGCGCGGCAATCCTGCTTTCCTCATCGCAGTATCCCCAGGATGATCCGATCCACCGCATCTTCCGGCGACAGGCCGCGCGCCATGAGGGTTTCCAGTTGCGCCTGATCGACGCTGCCGATGGCCGCCTCGTGGGTGACCTTGGCCTGCGGATGGCTGACGCGCACCTCGGGGATGGCGCTGGCTTTGGCGCTGCCGCGCACGATCTCCAGACAGTCCACATGGCCGCGCGTACCCATCGCATTGCCATAGGTCGCGCCGGTGATTTCCGCCGTAGCCTCGTCATCGAGCGCGACGCGCGACTTGATAAGCCCGCGCGCGTTGTCGCCATCGAGACTCACCGTCTCGCGGATGCGGATTTCGTCGGCGACGTGGCCATAGACCTTGCTGGTCAGTTCCGCCACGCCCTCCTCGGCCACCGTCACTTCGTAGTCGATATCGAGCTTGCCGACCCGCCCCTGCACCAGGGAAAAGTCCGCGCGGTAGCGGGCATGCGGTTCGAGTTTCACCGTGGCACGCGGAATGACTTCGATGCCGCCGGAGAGCCCGTGGTAATGCACTTCGTTATAAACCAGCTCGGCACCTTCCTGGATCGTAACCTGCGCCGTCATGGCATGGCGCGCCACCTCGGGCACGGTAAAGAGACAATGCGACCAGAACGTTGCCTTGCTGTGCGCTTGCAGCGTCAGTTCGAGATCGATGTTCTGCACGCCGAAGCGTTCGAACAGGCTGAAACACAGATGCACCGGGTTTTCGAGTTGATAATTTTCCAGCACGGTCACGCGGGCATGGATACCGTGCTTCGTTCGCTCGGGGATGATGATGACACCCGGCACGCTCTGCATGCCCACCACGTCTTGGCCATAGGCCACCAGATAGGCCGTCTCCGGCGTGAGGATCTGTGCCGGATCCTCGCCGATCTGCGCAAACACTTCATATAAGGCATCAAGTTCAGGCATAGCCGCAGGTCTCCCCGTCGCAACGCCCGCAGTGCCGTGCCTTGTAATTGGCGATGACGGTATCCGGCGCGCCATGACAGACGATGCGTCCGCCGCACAACTGCGAGGCGCGGTCGACATGGACAGCCATATCCTCGCGGTGGGTAATCAGCAGGACGGCACTGCCAGCCTGTTTCATCGCCACGATCACCTGGCTGATTTCATCCAGTGACAACAGGTCGATACCGGCGGCCGGCTCATCAAGGATGGCCAGCTTCGTGCCCATGGCCAGCACCGCCGCCAGTTCAATACGCTTGCGCTCGCCGCCGGAGAGGGTCTTGTCCACCGGCCGGGCGAGATAGACCGCCGGATCGAGCCCCAC
Coding sequences:
- a CDS encoding ABC transporter ATP-binding protein, encoding MQPLLQLENIHLTLGERKVIDGLNLSVARGEVHALLGANGAGKSTVAFMIMGREGYRPENGELRFEGEPLLDLPMHERARRGITLAWQEPARFEGLTAADYLMLGDGKVKPAQALKQVGLDPAVYLARPVDKTLSGGERKRIELAAVLAMGTKLAILDEPAAGIDLLSLDEISQVIVAMKQAGSAVLLITHREDMAVHVDRASQLCGGRIVCHGAPDTVIANYKARHCGRCDGETCGYA
- a CDS encoding SufB/SufD family protein, which translates into the protein MPELDALYEVFAQIGEDPAQILTPETAYLVAYGQDVVGMQSVPGVIIIPERTKHGIHARVTVLENYQLENPVHLCFSLFERFGVQNIDLELTLQAHSKATFWSHCLFTVPEVARHAMTAQVTIQEGAELVYNEVHYHGLSGGIEVIPRATVKLEPHARYRADFSLVQGRVGKLDIDYEVTVAEEGVAELTSKVYGHVADEIRIRETVSLDGDNARGLIKSRVALDDEATAEITGATYGNAMGTRGHVDCLEIVRGSAKASAIPEVRVSHPQAKVTHEAAIGSVDQAQLETLMARGLSPEDAVDRIILGILR